In Desulfuromonadales bacterium, the following proteins share a genomic window:
- a CDS encoding peptidoglycan DD-metalloendopeptidase family protein, with the protein MDFHFRPPRRSMTRPNEKKRRFLPSFEFLRFASAAAALCARVRMHRRLIYLLGTVVLLLAGLVLLRQTISLTEARIAPPEIIAPQVVQKPQKEIIEGEIQPGDTISALLGKYFSDQELHSLTTESRKVFPLSSICSGQPYKLCVNDGQFERFEYDIDRDEQLIIRKESDSFDISRLPIAYTVREEVVRGTITSSLFEAVSEAGETDALAVMLADIFAYDIDFIRDIRAGDNFQVLVEKRFREGKPGGYGKILGATFTNQGDTYTAFLFKDGKNPPSYYAADGKALRKAFLKAPLAFSRISSGFTMKRFHPITKTWKAHPAIDYAAPTGTPIMAIGDGTIIRIGRAGGNGNHVKLRHSNGIESLYLHMSRFAKGMRQGKRVVQGQVIGYVGSTGLATGPHLCFRMYKNGAPLNPSKLKTAAAAPISRERLAEFRAAIGPRLARLEGRDIQQAKLEPAPAAAPGR; encoded by the coding sequence ATGGATTTTCACTTCCGGCCTCCGCGCCGATCGATGACCCGGCCGAACGAAAAAAAACGCCGATTCCTGCCGAGCTTCGAATTCCTCAGGTTCGCATCGGCGGCTGCCGCATTGTGCGCCCGGGTCCGCATGCACCGCCGGCTGATCTACCTGCTCGGCACAGTCGTGCTGCTGCTGGCAGGCCTCGTCCTGCTGCGGCAGACGATATCCCTCACCGAAGCCCGAATCGCGCCGCCCGAGATCATCGCCCCGCAAGTTGTGCAGAAGCCCCAAAAGGAAATCATCGAGGGAGAGATCCAGCCAGGCGACACCATTTCCGCCCTGCTCGGCAAATATTTCAGCGACCAGGAACTGCATTCGCTCACTACCGAAAGTCGCAAAGTCTTTCCCCTCTCCAGCATCTGCAGCGGGCAACCCTACAAGCTCTGCGTCAACGACGGCCAATTCGAACGCTTCGAATACGATATCGACCGCGACGAGCAGCTGATCATCCGCAAGGAGAGCGACAGCTTCGACATCAGTCGCCTCCCCATCGCCTACACGGTCAGGGAAGAGGTCGTTCGCGGAACCATCACCTCAAGCCTCTTCGAAGCGGTGAGCGAAGCCGGTGAGACTGATGCCCTGGCCGTGATGCTGGCCGACATCTTTGCCTACGATATCGATTTCATCCGGGACATTCGAGCCGGCGACAACTTCCAGGTGCTTGTCGAAAAACGTTTCCGGGAGGGAAAACCCGGCGGCTACGGCAAGATATTGGGGGCCACCTTCACCAACCAGGGAGATACCTATACCGCCTTTCTCTTCAAGGACGGCAAGAACCCGCCTTCCTACTACGCCGCCGACGGCAAGGCCCTGCGCAAGGCGTTTCTCAAGGCCCCCCTCGCCTTCAGCCGCATCTCCTCCGGCTTTACCATGAAGCGCTTCCACCCGATCACCAAAACCTGGAAGGCCCACCCGGCCATCGACTATGCAGCCCCCACCGGCACCCCGATCATGGCCATCGGCGACGGCACCATCATCAGGATCGGCCGGGCCGGCGGCAACGGCAACCACGTCAAGTTGCGCCACAGCAACGGCATCGAAAGTCTCTATCTGCACATGAGCCGCTTCGCCAAGGGAATGCGCCAAGGGAAGCGGGTCGTTCAGGGGCAGGTCATCGGCTACGTCGGCAGCACCGGCCTCGCCACCGGCCCGCATCTCTGTTTCCGCATGTACAAGAATGGTGCCCCCCTCAACCCGAGCAAACTCAAGACAGCGGCGGCCGCTCCCATTTCCCGGGAGCGCCTGGCCGAGTTTCGGGCGGCGATCGGCCCCCGTCTCGCCCGGCTGGAAGGTCGCGACATCCAGCAGGCCAAACTGGAGCCGGCCCCGGCAGCAGCCCCCGGCCGTTAG
- a CDS encoding LysM peptidoglycan-binding domain-containing protein, producing the protein MKRSTFPIALIFTVLLAASAWAVPARSPSAARPAPLPPATYQVKKGDSLYAIGRRTGLTVQELKRLNGLKGTALKPGQVLLLEPKRATAGGKSAQEKPSAASASPAGGTRAAATYQVRKGDSLYAIARRNGLTVQELKRLNGLKGNALKPGQKLMLARAASSAPPPAIAAGPDPAKLLREESVAQLPEEERLISQDTLEEVAFSYLATPYRFGGSGNKGIDCSNFVRSVFRELNIDLPRTAREQYRLGTQVDPDELQSGDLLFFRTYAKYPSHVGIYLGDHKMIHASPRSRRVVITNVDAPYFRSRFIGAKRLALLTDALNLEALSRDVEEEPEPLLAEEIDPVATSGDN; encoded by the coding sequence ATGAAACGTTCAACGTTCCCGATAGCGCTGATCTTCACCGTCCTGCTGGCGGCTTCCGCCTGGGCGGTGCCGGCTCGCAGCCCCTCGGCCGCCCGACCCGCTCCGTTGCCGCCAGCCACCTACCAGGTCAAGAAAGGGGACAGCCTCTACGCCATCGGCCGCCGGACCGGCCTGACGGTGCAGGAACTCAAACGCCTCAACGGCCTCAAGGGGACTGCGCTCAAACCCGGCCAGGTTCTCCTGCTCGAGCCGAAGAGAGCCACGGCCGGGGGCAAGAGCGCCCAGGAAAAGCCGTCGGCCGCATCGGCGTCCCCTGCCGGAGGCACGCGCGCCGCCGCGACCTACCAGGTCAGGAAGGGGGACAGCCTCTACGCCATTGCCCGCCGCAACGGCCTGACGGTGCAGGAACTCAAACGCCTCAACGGCCTCAAGGGGAACGCGCTCAAACCCGGCCAGAAGCTGATGCTCGCCAGGGCCGCCAGTTCCGCCCCGCCGCCGGCGATCGCAGCCGGGCCCGATCCGGCAAAACTGCTGCGCGAGGAGTCCGTCGCGCAACTGCCGGAAGAGGAGAGACTCATTTCCCAGGACACGCTGGAGGAAGTGGCCTTCTCCTACCTCGCTACCCCCTACCGCTTCGGCGGCAGCGGCAACAAGGGAATCGACTGCTCGAACTTTGTCCGCAGCGTCTTCCGCGAGCTCAATATCGACCTGCCCCGCACCGCCCGGGAACAGTACCGTCTCGGCACCCAGGTCGACCCGGATGAGCTGCAGAGCGGCGACCTGCTGTTTTTCCGCACCTACGCCAAATACCCCTCCCACGTTGGCATCTACCTCGGCGACCACAAGATGATCCACGCTTCGCCGCGCAGCCGGCGGGTGGTGATTACCAACGTGGACGCTCCCTACTTCCGCTCCCGTTTCATCGGCGCCAAGCGACTCGCTCTGCTCACCGACGCCCTCAACCTCGAGGCACTGTCCCGCGACGTCGAAGAAGAACCGGAGCCTCTCCTCGCGGAAGAAATCGACCCTGTAGCGACCAGCGGCGACAACTGA